Proteins encoded together in one Telopea speciosissima isolate NSW1024214 ecotype Mountain lineage chromosome 6, Tspe_v1, whole genome shotgun sequence window:
- the LOC122664430 gene encoding zinc finger protein BRUTUS-like isoform X1: MATPLTTGLQRRDGGLAIMTGLVNPVDPSSSKPCLKNCAQKSPILIFLFFHKAIRSELDGLHRAAMAFATDQDGDIGQLFERCHFLRAIYKHHCNAEDEVIFPALDIRVKNVARTYSLEHKGESDLFDQLFELLSSKSKNDESFWGELACCTRALQTSVSQHMSKEEEQVFPLLIEKFSFEEQASLVWQFLCSIPVNMMAEFLPWLSFSISSDEHQNMLKCLCKIVPEEKLLQQVIFTWMEGKKVSGIHKNCEDDSQLQRSVDSEVGISIDQTEQGSCACGSSKIGKRKYLDSNSEVTDSTDVHPINEILLWHNAIKKELNDIAEEARKIQLFGDFSDLSAFNERLQFIAEVCIFHSIAEDKVIFPAVDGELSFAQEHAEEASQFNKFRCLIESIQSAGATSTSAEFYTKLCAHADHIMDTIQKHFYNEEVQVIPLARKHYSPQKQRELMYQSLCVMPLKLVECILPWLVGSLSEVEARSFLRNMHLAAPASDTALVTLFSGWACKGRSEDVCLYSSAIGCCPGKKFTETEEDLSQPCCACASTFSTKGEPVLNRSDDDQRPVKRGNFSGSCKNNEIVNNRKPSGCNQACCVPGLGVTNGNRGVSSLTATKSRLSLSGSPAPSLNSSLFVWETDNNSSDIAYTSRPIDNIFKFHKAILKDLEYLDVESGKLNGCNETFLRQFSGRFRLLWGLYRAHSNAEDEIVFPALESKEALHNVSHSYTLDHKQEEKLFEDISSVLSELSQLHESLSRTNISEDSSRRNSDSSADLGSDFIRKHNELARKLQGMCKSIRVSLDQHVFREELELWPLFDRHFSVEEQEKIVGRIIGTTGAEVLQSMLPWVTSALNQEEQNKMMDTWKQATKNTMFSEWLNEWWEGTPVASQLKEKSEISISQQGADMQESFDRSDQMFKPGWKDIFRMNQSELEAEIRKVSRDSTLDPRRKAYLIQNLMTSRWIAAQQKLPQTRTGEGLNGEDVPGCSSSFRDPEKQVFGCEHYKRNCKLLAACCGKLFTCRFCHDKVSDHSMDRKATSEMMCMCCLKIQPVGAICSTPSCNGLSMAKHYCNICKLFDDERTVYHCPFCNLCRVGKGLGIDFFHCMTCNCCLGMSLVDHKCREKGLETNCPICCDFLFTSRETVRALPCGHFMHSACFKAYTCSHYTCPICSKSLGDMAVYFGMLDALLAAEELPEEYKDHCQDILCNDCGKKGTSHFHWLYHKCGFCGSYNTRVIKSDSANSNCSTSN; encoded by the exons GTCATTTTTCCGGCTCTTGATATACGTGTGAAGAATGTAGCACGGACATACTCCCTTGAGCACAAGGGAGAAAGCGATCTTTTTGATCAGTTGTTTGAGCTGCTAAGTTCGAAGTCAAAAAATGATGAAAGCTTTTGGGGAGAGTTAGCCTGTTGCACAAGAGCCCTTCAAACATCAGTTAGTCAGCACATGTCAAAGGAAGAGGAGCAg GTCTTCCCCTTGCTCATTGAGAAGTTCTCATTTGAGGAGCAGGCTTCATTAGTCTGGCAATTTTTGTGCAGTATCCCTGTGAATATGATGGCAGAATTCCTTCCCTggctttcattttccatttcatcCGATGAGCATCAAAATATGCTGAAGTGCTTGTGCAAGATAGTCCCAGAAGAGAAGCTTCTGCAACAA GTTATATTTACATGGATGGAAGGGAAAAAGGTGTCCGGTATTCATAAAAACTGTGAAGATGATTCTCAGCTTCAGCGTTCTGTAGATTCTGAGGTAGGCATATCAATTGATCAGACTGAGCAAGGATCCTGTGCATGTGGATCTTCCAAGAttgggaaaagaaaatatttggaTTCAAACAGTGAAGTTACTGATTCTACTGATGTCCATCCAATAAATGAAATATTGCTTTGGCATAATGCTATAAAAAAAGAGTTAAATGATatagcagaggaggctaggaaGATACAACTTTTTGGAGATTTTTCTGATCTATCAGCTTTCAATGAGAGGCTGCAATTTATTGCTGAAGTTTGCATCTTTCATAG TATTGCTGAGGACAAGGTTATATTCCCTGCGGTGGATGGAGAACTCTCTTTTGCTCAGGAGCACGCTGAAGAAGCAAGTCAGTTTAATAAGTTTAGGTGTTTGATAGAAAGCATACAAAGTGCTGGTGCCACCTCAACTTCAGCCGAGTTCTACACAAAGCTGTGTGCACATGCTGATCACATAATGGATACCATACAAAAGCACTTCTACAATGAGGAAGTACAG GTCATTCCACTTGCTCGAAAGCATTATAGCCCCCAAAAGCAGAGAGAGCTTATGTACCAGAGTCTCTGTGTGATGCCCTTGAAATTGGTAGAGTGCATCTTACCATGGCTTGTAGGATCGCTAAGTGAAGTGGAAGCAAGATCATTTCTTCGAAATATGCATTTGGCAG CACCGGCATCTGATACAGCATTGGTAACACTTTTCTCTGGTTGGGCATGCAAGGGTCGTTCAGAGGATGTTTGTCTGTATTCAAGTGCAATTGGTTGCTGTCCTGGAAAAAAGTTCACTGAAACTGAAGAAGACCTCAGTCAGCCATGCTGTGCATGTGCCTCTACATTTTCTACCAAGGGGGAACCAGTATTGAATCGCTCAGATGATGACCAGAGACCTGTTAAACGTGGCAATTTCTCAGGATCATGCAAAAATAATGAAATTGTAAATAACCGTAAACCATCTGGTTGTAATCAGGCTTGTTGTGTCCCTGGTTTGGGAGTTACCAATGGCAACCGGGGAGTAAGTTCTCTTACAGCAACGAAGTCTAGGCTTTCCTTGTCTGGCAGTCCTGCTCCATCTCTTAATTCCAGTCTTTTTGTTTGGGAAACAGATAATAACTCTTCTGATATTGCTTACACATCACGACCTATTGATaacattttcaaatttcataAAGCTATTCTCAAGGATTTGGAATATTTAGATGTTGAATCTGGCAAGCTTAATGGTTGCAATGAGACATTTCTTCGGCAATTTAGTGGAAGATTTCGTTTACTGTGGGGTCTTTACAGAGCTCATAGCAATGCTGAGGATGAGATAGTCTTCCCAGCTTTGGAATCCAAAGAGGCTCTACATAATGTGAGTCACTCGTATACACTGGACCACAAACAGGAAGAAAAACTGTTTGAGGATATCTCATCAGTTCTTTCTGAGCTTTCACAGCTTCATGAATCCTTGAGCAGGACCAATATATCTGAGGATTCAAGTAGAAGGAACTCTGATTCTTCTGCTGATCTGGGTTCTGATTTTATTCGAAAACACAATGAGCTTGCAAGGAAGCTTCAAGGCATGTGCAAATCCATAAGAGTTTCACTGGACCAACATGTTTTTAGGGAAGAACTTGAGCTATGGCCATTGTTTGACAGGCACTTTTCTGTGGAGGAACAGGAAAAAATTGTTGGCCGCATTATTGGAACTACAGGTGCAGAGGTGCTCCAGTCAATGTTACCGTGGGTAACTTCAGCACTTAATCAAGAAGAGCAGAATAAAATGATGGACACTTGGAAGCAGGCAACAAAAAACACAATGTTCAGTGAGTGGCTTAATGAATGGTGGGAAGGAACTCCTGTGGCATCTCAGCTGAAAGAAAAATCGGAGATTAGCATTTCTCAACAAG GCGCTGATATGCAAGAAAGCTTTGACCGGAGTGATCAGATGTTCAAGCCTGGATGGAAAGATATTTTTCGGATGAATCAAAGTGAACTCGAGGCAGAGATAAGGAAGGTTTCTCGAGACTCGACGCTTGATCCAAGGAGGAAAGCGTATCTTATTCAAAACCTTATGACTAG TCGATGGATAGCAGCTCAGCAGAAGTTACCTCAAACAAGAACAGGGGAAGGTCTGAATGGTGAAGATGTGCCTGGATGCTCATCATCATTTCGGGATCCAGAGAAACAAGTTTTTGGGTGTGAGCATTACAAAAGAAACTGCAAACTCCTCGCTGCTTGCTGCGGAAAGTTATTTACATGCAGATTCTGCCATGATAAAGTCAGTGATCATTCAATGGATAG GAAAGCAACATCAGAAATGATGTGTATGTGCTGCCTGAAGATTCAGCCAGTTGGAGCAATTTGCTCAACGCCATCCTGCAATGGACTTTCAATGGCAAAACACTATTGCAATATCTGCAAACTTTTTGATGATGAAAG GACAGTATACCATTGCCCCTTTTGCAATTTATGCCGTGTTGGGAAGGGACTTGGCATCGACTTCTTTCATTGCATGACATGCAATTGTTGCTTGGGGATGTCGTTAGTGGACCACAAGTGTCGAGAGAAAGGTCTGGAAACAAACTGCCCCATCTGCTGTGATTTTTTATTCACATCAAGGGAAACAGTCAGAGCTCTTCCATGTGGCCACTTCATGCATTCAGCTTGCTTCAAG GCGTATACTTGCAGTCACTACACTTGTCCGATATGTAGCAAGTCTTTGGGGGATATGGCG GTTTATTTTGGCATGCTTGATGCTTTGTTGGCTGCCGAAGAGCTTCCAGAAGAATACAAAGATCATTGTCAG GATATTCTGTGTAATGACTGTGGTAAAAAGGGTACATCACACTTTCACTGGTTGTATCATAAGTGTGGATTTTGTGGATCATACAACACCCGCGTAATCAAAAGCGATTCAGCAAATTCCAACTGCTCAACATCAAATTAG
- the LOC122664430 gene encoding zinc finger protein BRUTUS-like isoform X2, with translation MATPLTTGLQRRDGGLAIMTGLVNPVDPSSSKPCLKNCAQKSPILIFLFFHKAIRSELDGLHRAAMAFATDQDGDIGQLFERCHFLRAIYKHHCNAEDEVIFPALDIRVKNVARTYSLEHKGESDLFDQLFELLSSKSKNDESFWGELACCTRALQTSVSQHMSKEEEQVFPLLIEKFSFEEQASLVWQFLCSIPVNMMAEFLPWLSFSISSDEHQNMLKCLCKIVPEEKLLQQVIFTWMEGKKVSGIHKNCEDDSQLQRSVDSEVGISIDQTEQGSCACGSSKIGKRKYLDSNSEVTDSTDVHPINEILLWHNAIKKELNDIAEEARKIQLFGDFSDLSAFNERLQFIAEVCIFHSIAEDKVIFPAVDGELSFAQEHAEEASQFNKFRCLIESIQSAGATSTSAEFYTKLCAHADHIMDTIQKHFYNEEVQVIPLARKHYSPQKQRELMYQSLCVMPLKLVECILPWLVGSLSEVEARSFLRNMHLAAPASDTALVTLFSGWACKGRSEDVCLYSSAIGCCPGKKFTETEEDLSQPCCACASTFSTKGEPVLNRSDDDQRPVKRGNFSGSCKNNEIVNNRKPSGCNQACCVPGLGVTNGNRGVSSLTATKSRLSLSGSPAPSLNSSLFVWETDNNSSDIAYTSRPIDNIFKFHKAILKDLEYLDVESGKLNGCNETFLRQFSGRFRLLWGLYRAHSNAEDEIVFPALESKEALHNVSHSYTLDHKQEEKLFEDISSVLSELSQLHESLSRTNISEDSSRRNSDSSADLGSDFIRKHNELARKLQGMCKSIRVSLDQHVFREELELWPLFDRHFSVEEQEKIVGRIIGTTGAEVLQSMLPWVTSALNQEEQNKMMDTWKQATKNTMFSEWLNEWWEGTPVASQLKEKSEISISQQGADMQESFDRSDQMFKPGWKDIFRMNQSELEAEIRKVSRDSTLDPRRKAYLIQNLMTSRWIAAQQKLPQTRTGEGLNGEDVPGCSSSFRDPEKQVFGCEHYKRNCKLLAACCGKLFTCRFCHDKVSDHSMDRKATSEMMCMCCLKIQPVGAICSTPSCNGLSMAKHYCNICKLFDDERTVYHCPFCNLCRVGKGLGIDFFHCMTCNCCLGMSLVDHKCREKGLETNCPICCDFLFTSRETVRALPCGHFMHSACFKVYFGMLDALLAAEELPEEYKDHCQDILCNDCGKKGTSHFHWLYHKCGFCGSYNTRVIKSDSANSNCSTSN, from the exons GTCATTTTTCCGGCTCTTGATATACGTGTGAAGAATGTAGCACGGACATACTCCCTTGAGCACAAGGGAGAAAGCGATCTTTTTGATCAGTTGTTTGAGCTGCTAAGTTCGAAGTCAAAAAATGATGAAAGCTTTTGGGGAGAGTTAGCCTGTTGCACAAGAGCCCTTCAAACATCAGTTAGTCAGCACATGTCAAAGGAAGAGGAGCAg GTCTTCCCCTTGCTCATTGAGAAGTTCTCATTTGAGGAGCAGGCTTCATTAGTCTGGCAATTTTTGTGCAGTATCCCTGTGAATATGATGGCAGAATTCCTTCCCTggctttcattttccatttcatcCGATGAGCATCAAAATATGCTGAAGTGCTTGTGCAAGATAGTCCCAGAAGAGAAGCTTCTGCAACAA GTTATATTTACATGGATGGAAGGGAAAAAGGTGTCCGGTATTCATAAAAACTGTGAAGATGATTCTCAGCTTCAGCGTTCTGTAGATTCTGAGGTAGGCATATCAATTGATCAGACTGAGCAAGGATCCTGTGCATGTGGATCTTCCAAGAttgggaaaagaaaatatttggaTTCAAACAGTGAAGTTACTGATTCTACTGATGTCCATCCAATAAATGAAATATTGCTTTGGCATAATGCTATAAAAAAAGAGTTAAATGATatagcagaggaggctaggaaGATACAACTTTTTGGAGATTTTTCTGATCTATCAGCTTTCAATGAGAGGCTGCAATTTATTGCTGAAGTTTGCATCTTTCATAG TATTGCTGAGGACAAGGTTATATTCCCTGCGGTGGATGGAGAACTCTCTTTTGCTCAGGAGCACGCTGAAGAAGCAAGTCAGTTTAATAAGTTTAGGTGTTTGATAGAAAGCATACAAAGTGCTGGTGCCACCTCAACTTCAGCCGAGTTCTACACAAAGCTGTGTGCACATGCTGATCACATAATGGATACCATACAAAAGCACTTCTACAATGAGGAAGTACAG GTCATTCCACTTGCTCGAAAGCATTATAGCCCCCAAAAGCAGAGAGAGCTTATGTACCAGAGTCTCTGTGTGATGCCCTTGAAATTGGTAGAGTGCATCTTACCATGGCTTGTAGGATCGCTAAGTGAAGTGGAAGCAAGATCATTTCTTCGAAATATGCATTTGGCAG CACCGGCATCTGATACAGCATTGGTAACACTTTTCTCTGGTTGGGCATGCAAGGGTCGTTCAGAGGATGTTTGTCTGTATTCAAGTGCAATTGGTTGCTGTCCTGGAAAAAAGTTCACTGAAACTGAAGAAGACCTCAGTCAGCCATGCTGTGCATGTGCCTCTACATTTTCTACCAAGGGGGAACCAGTATTGAATCGCTCAGATGATGACCAGAGACCTGTTAAACGTGGCAATTTCTCAGGATCATGCAAAAATAATGAAATTGTAAATAACCGTAAACCATCTGGTTGTAATCAGGCTTGTTGTGTCCCTGGTTTGGGAGTTACCAATGGCAACCGGGGAGTAAGTTCTCTTACAGCAACGAAGTCTAGGCTTTCCTTGTCTGGCAGTCCTGCTCCATCTCTTAATTCCAGTCTTTTTGTTTGGGAAACAGATAATAACTCTTCTGATATTGCTTACACATCACGACCTATTGATaacattttcaaatttcataAAGCTATTCTCAAGGATTTGGAATATTTAGATGTTGAATCTGGCAAGCTTAATGGTTGCAATGAGACATTTCTTCGGCAATTTAGTGGAAGATTTCGTTTACTGTGGGGTCTTTACAGAGCTCATAGCAATGCTGAGGATGAGATAGTCTTCCCAGCTTTGGAATCCAAAGAGGCTCTACATAATGTGAGTCACTCGTATACACTGGACCACAAACAGGAAGAAAAACTGTTTGAGGATATCTCATCAGTTCTTTCTGAGCTTTCACAGCTTCATGAATCCTTGAGCAGGACCAATATATCTGAGGATTCAAGTAGAAGGAACTCTGATTCTTCTGCTGATCTGGGTTCTGATTTTATTCGAAAACACAATGAGCTTGCAAGGAAGCTTCAAGGCATGTGCAAATCCATAAGAGTTTCACTGGACCAACATGTTTTTAGGGAAGAACTTGAGCTATGGCCATTGTTTGACAGGCACTTTTCTGTGGAGGAACAGGAAAAAATTGTTGGCCGCATTATTGGAACTACAGGTGCAGAGGTGCTCCAGTCAATGTTACCGTGGGTAACTTCAGCACTTAATCAAGAAGAGCAGAATAAAATGATGGACACTTGGAAGCAGGCAACAAAAAACACAATGTTCAGTGAGTGGCTTAATGAATGGTGGGAAGGAACTCCTGTGGCATCTCAGCTGAAAGAAAAATCGGAGATTAGCATTTCTCAACAAG GCGCTGATATGCAAGAAAGCTTTGACCGGAGTGATCAGATGTTCAAGCCTGGATGGAAAGATATTTTTCGGATGAATCAAAGTGAACTCGAGGCAGAGATAAGGAAGGTTTCTCGAGACTCGACGCTTGATCCAAGGAGGAAAGCGTATCTTATTCAAAACCTTATGACTAG TCGATGGATAGCAGCTCAGCAGAAGTTACCTCAAACAAGAACAGGGGAAGGTCTGAATGGTGAAGATGTGCCTGGATGCTCATCATCATTTCGGGATCCAGAGAAACAAGTTTTTGGGTGTGAGCATTACAAAAGAAACTGCAAACTCCTCGCTGCTTGCTGCGGAAAGTTATTTACATGCAGATTCTGCCATGATAAAGTCAGTGATCATTCAATGGATAG GAAAGCAACATCAGAAATGATGTGTATGTGCTGCCTGAAGATTCAGCCAGTTGGAGCAATTTGCTCAACGCCATCCTGCAATGGACTTTCAATGGCAAAACACTATTGCAATATCTGCAAACTTTTTGATGATGAAAG GACAGTATACCATTGCCCCTTTTGCAATTTATGCCGTGTTGGGAAGGGACTTGGCATCGACTTCTTTCATTGCATGACATGCAATTGTTGCTTGGGGATGTCGTTAGTGGACCACAAGTGTCGAGAGAAAGGTCTGGAAACAAACTGCCCCATCTGCTGTGATTTTTTATTCACATCAAGGGAAACAGTCAGAGCTCTTCCATGTGGCCACTTCATGCATTCAGCTTGCTTCAAG GTTTATTTTGGCATGCTTGATGCTTTGTTGGCTGCCGAAGAGCTTCCAGAAGAATACAAAGATCATTGTCAG GATATTCTGTGTAATGACTGTGGTAAAAAGGGTACATCACACTTTCACTGGTTGTATCATAAGTGTGGATTTTGTGGATCATACAACACCCGCGTAATCAAAAGCGATTCAGCAAATTCCAACTGCTCAACATCAAATTAG